A single genomic interval of Nocardioides nitrophenolicus harbors:
- a CDS encoding thiolase domain-containing protein, translating into MRDVAVVGFAQRQMLGFDGSPTCVELLVPVFKELYEQTGWTRKDVGFWCSGSSDYLAGRSFSFVQAVDAIGVIPPVNESHVEMDLAWAMYEAWIKIQTGEVDTALVYAFGKSSAGVLRRTLALQLEPYTMTPLWPDTVSLAGLQARAGIDAGLWDERAMAEVANRSLTDAEKNEYAVRKGGSSVEELLARPMYADPLRKHDCSPVTDGVAALVLAAGDRAREVRERPAWLTGISHYVDPMGMGVRDLTRSPSAQRAGAALDLGGVEVAELHAPFSHQELILRAELGLGADVAINPSGGALASNPMFSGGGIRVGEAAQRIWSGEADKTLAHATSGPALQQNLVCTLEASTEGARI; encoded by the coding sequence ATGCGTGACGTCGCCGTCGTCGGGTTCGCCCAGCGACAGATGCTCGGGTTCGACGGGTCGCCGACCTGCGTCGAGCTCCTCGTTCCGGTCTTCAAGGAGCTGTACGAGCAGACCGGCTGGACCCGCAAGGACGTCGGGTTCTGGTGCTCCGGCTCCTCGGACTACCTGGCCGGCCGCTCGTTCTCGTTCGTCCAGGCCGTCGACGCAATCGGCGTCATCCCGCCGGTCAACGAGTCGCACGTCGAGATGGACCTCGCCTGGGCCATGTACGAGGCGTGGATCAAGATCCAGACCGGCGAGGTCGACACCGCCCTCGTCTACGCCTTCGGCAAGAGCTCGGCGGGCGTGCTGCGGCGTACCCTCGCGCTCCAGCTCGAGCCGTACACGATGACCCCGCTGTGGCCCGACACGGTGTCGCTGGCGGGCCTCCAGGCCCGCGCCGGCATCGACGCCGGCCTCTGGGACGAGCGCGCGATGGCCGAAGTCGCCAACCGCTCGCTCACCGACGCCGAGAAGAACGAGTACGCCGTCCGCAAGGGCGGCTCGTCGGTCGAGGAGCTGCTCGCCCGTCCGATGTACGCCGACCCGCTGCGCAAGCACGACTGCTCCCCCGTCACCGACGGGGTGGCGGCCCTGGTCCTCGCCGCGGGTGACCGGGCCCGCGAGGTCCGGGAGCGCCCGGCCTGGCTCACCGGCATCTCCCACTACGTCGACCCCATGGGGATGGGCGTTCGCGACCTCACCCGGTCGCCGTCGGCCCAACGGGCCGGCGCGGCCCTGGACCTGGGCGGCGTCGAGGTGGCCGAGCTGCACGCGCCGTTCAGCCACCAGGAGCTCATCCTCCGCGCGGAGCTCGGCCTCGGCGCCGACGTCGCCATCAACCCGTCCGGCGGCGCGCTCGCGAGCAACCCGATGTTCTCCGGCGGCGGCATCCGCGTCGGCGAGGCCGCGCAGCGGATCTGGTCCGGCGAGGCCGACAAGACCCTCGCTCACGCGACCAGCGGCCCCGCCCTGCAGCAGAACCTCGTCTGCACCCTGGAAGCCAGCACCGAAGGAGCACGGATCTGA